One Vigna unguiculata cultivar IT97K-499-35 chromosome 11, ASM411807v1, whole genome shotgun sequence DNA window includes the following coding sequences:
- the LOC114168727 gene encoding protein SPA1-RELATED 3-like — protein sequence MGDVSLRQWLDNPQRSVDFCECFNIFRQIVEIVHVAHSQGNAVHNVRPSCFVIMSSSFRHASSMDPATSSDAEIKTPTLTPSCDMHQQRCLGSDDFVSASTSASLSSVVFVPPTSSMEDIEGKGEKVAGKKELFAVKQELVMELSWYTSPEEVAGAVSSCASDIFQLGVLLFELFCPHSSTEEKSRTMSSLRQRVLPPQLLLKWPKEASFCLWLLHPEPSSRPTIGDLLQSEFLNEPRHDKEELTLRERIYDQDLLLEFLLLIQQKRVEAAENLQHSISFLCSDIAQVTKQKTEFMEISGTALASDDCSTSSFPFTAVLDNDEDSTSSRNRKRVRTDMSVDDTAECDDQKNDESVLSKSPQFLKNFKKLDSAYFLTRSKSAYSTGKHVVEHTPMREGKSPWTNPFLEGLCKYLSFSRLKVKADLKQGDLLHSSNLVCSLSFDRDAEFFATAGVNKKIKVFEYDTTVNEDLDIHYPVVEMVSRSTLSSTCWNTYIKSQIASSNFEGVVQLWDVATSQVQSEMREHNQRAWSIDFSSADPTLLASASDDGSVKLWTINQGVSVGTIRTKANVCCVQFGIDFAHFLAFGSADHQIYYYDLRNMKGPLCTLVGHNKTVSYIKFVDTMSLVSASTDNTLKLWDLSDSSSRVIDSPLQSFTGHMNIKNFVGLSVSDGYIATGSETNEVFIYHKAFPMPAFSFKFYSSDPLSLDEANDSSNFITSVCWRGQSTTLIAANSTGNVKILQMA from the exons ATGGGTGATGTTAGTTTGAGGCAATGGTTAGATAATCCTCAACGATCAGTGGATTTCTGTGAATGCTTCAACATTTTTAGGCAAATAGTTGAAATTGTTCATGTGGCTCATTCTCAAGGAAATGCTGTTCATAATGTGAGGCCCTCTTGCTTTGTGATCATGTCATCATCTTTCAGGCATGCCTCTTCTATGGATCCAGCAACTTCTTCAGATGCTGAGATTAAAACTCCAACACTTACTCCTAGCTGTGATATGCATCAGCAGAGATGTTTAGGAAGTGATGATTTTGTGTCTGCAAGTACTTCAGCTTCTCTGTCAAGTGTGGTGTTTGTGCCACCTACATCATCAATGGAAGACATAGAAGGAAAGGGTGAAAAAGTTGCAGGAAAGAAGGAATTGTTTGCAGTTAAACAAGAACTGGTGATGGAGTTGAGTTGGTATACTAGTCCCGAAGAGGTTGCTGGTGCTGTAAGTTCATGTGCTTCAGACATTTTTCAGCTAGGAGTTCTACTTTTTGAG CTATTTTGTCCACACAGTTCAACTGAAGAAAAGAGCAGAACCATGTCTAGCCTTAGACAGAGAGTTCTTCCTCCACAGTTACTTCTAAAGTGGCCTAAAGAAGCTTCATTTTGCTTATGGTTACTACATCCTGAACCTAGTAGTCGTCCAACAATAGG GGATTTGTTGCAGAGTGAATTTCTTAACGAACCAAGACATGACAAAGAAGAGTTAACACTCAGAGAAAGGATATATGACCAGGATTTGTTGCTAGAGTTCCTTCTGTTAATTCAGCAGAAAAGAGTGGAAGCTGCTGAGAACTTGCAACATTCTATTTCATTTCTGTGTTCAGATATTGCACAAGTGACCAAGCAGAAAACTGAATTCATGGAGATATCTGGCACTGCATTAGCGAGTGATGATTGTTCAACATCAAGTTTCCCATTCACTGCAGTTCTTGATAATGATGAGGATTCTACCAGTTCAAGGAACAGAAAACGAGTCAGAACTGACATGAGTGTTGATGACACTGCAGAATGTGATGATCAGAAAAACGATGAAAGTGTTCTTTCTAAAAGTCCACAGTTTTTGAAGAACTTCAAGAAACTAGATTCTGCATACTTTTTGACACGATCAAAATCAGCATATTCCACAGGGAAACATGTGGTTGAACACACACCTATGAGGGAAGGAAAAAGTCCTTGGACAAATCCTTTCCTTGAGGGTTTGTGCAAGTACCTATCTTTCAGTAGGTTAAAGGTTAAGGCTGACCTGAAACAAGGGGATCTTTTGCATTCTTCCAACCTGGTATGCTCTCTCAGTTTTGATCGCGATGCAGAGTTTTTTGCCACTGCAGGAGTGAATAAGAAGATTAAAGTGTTTGAATATGACACAACAGTAAATGAGGATCTTGATATCCACTACCCAGTAGTGGAGATGGTTAGCAGATCAACATTGAGTAGCACTTGCTGGAATACTTACATCAAAAGTCAAATTGCTTCAAGTAACTTTGAAGGTGTTGTACAG CTCTGGGATGTGGCAACAAGTCAAGTGCAGTCTGAGATGAGGGAGCATAATCAAAGAGCATGGTCTATTGATTTCTCTTCGGCAGATCCCACATTACTAGCAAGCGCAAGTGATGACGGCTCTGTTAAGTTGTGGACTATCAATCAG GGTGTTAGTGTTGGTACGATCAGAACAAAGGCAAATGTGTGTTGTGTTCAGTTTGGCATTGATTTTGCTCATTTCCTTGCATTTGGTTCAGCAGATCATCAGATATATTACTATGATCTTCGCAACATGAAAGGGCCTCTTTGTACATTAGTTGGACATAATAAGACAGTGAGCTACATCAAGTTTGTAGACACCATGAGCCTAGTCTCTGCATCCACAGATAACACTTTGAAGCTTTGGGATTTGTCCGATTCTTCCTCGCGGGTTATAGATTCACCGCTTCAATCATTCACTGGTCACATGAATATTAAG AACTTCGTGGGGTTGTCTGTATCAGACGGTTACATTGCTACTGGTTCGGAGACAAACgag GTGTTCATTTATCACAAGGCTTTCCCCATGCCAGCATTCTCCTTCAAATTTTACAGCAGTGACCCTTTGTCTTTGGATGAAGCGAATGATTCTTCTAATTTCATCACTTCGGTTTGTTGGCGTGGTCAGTCGACAACCTTAATTGCTGCAAACTCCACAGGGAATGTCAAAATTCTACAGATGGCTTAA